Proteins encoded together in one Deinococcus sp. Marseille-Q6407 window:
- the tuf gene encoding elongation factor Tu: MAKGTFERTKPHVNVGTIGHVDHGKTTLTAAITFTAAAMDDTIETLAYDQIDKAPEEKARGITINTSHVEYNTEGRHYSHVDCPGHADYVKNMITGAAQMDGAILVVSSADGPMPQTREHILLARQVGVPYIVVFMNKVDMVDDEELLELVEMEVRELLSNYEFPGDDLPIIKGSALKALEALQANPKTARGEDEWVDRIWELLDAIDSYIPTPERDTDKSFLMPVEDVFTITGRGTVATGRVERGIVKVGDEVEIVGLTDTKKTTVTGVEMHRKLLDQGMAGDNVGVLLRGVNRDDVERGQVLAKPGSITPHTKFEASVYILSKDEGGRHSAFFGGYRPQFYFRTTDVTGVVELKEGVEMVMPGDNIEFTVELIKPIAMEEGLRFAIREGGRTVGAGVVTKVIQ; this comes from the coding sequence ATGGCAAAAGGTACGTTTGAACGCACCAAGCCCCACGTGAACGTGGGCACCATCGGACACGTTGACCACGGTAAGACTACCCTGACCGCGGCCATCACCTTCACCGCTGCTGCGATGGACGACACCATCGAAACCCTGGCTTACGACCAGATCGACAAGGCCCCTGAAGAAAAGGCCCGCGGTATCACCATCAACACCAGCCACGTCGAATACAACACCGAAGGCCGTCACTACTCCCACGTGGACTGCCCCGGTCACGCCGACTACGTCAAGAACATGATCACCGGCGCAGCTCAGATGGACGGCGCCATCCTGGTCGTCAGCTCCGCTGACGGCCCTATGCCCCAGACCCGCGAGCACATCCTGCTCGCCCGTCAGGTCGGCGTGCCTTACATCGTCGTGTTCATGAACAAGGTCGACATGGTCGACGACGAAGAACTGCTCGAGCTGGTCGAAATGGAAGTTCGCGAACTGCTCAGCAACTACGAATTCCCCGGCGATGATCTGCCGATCATCAAGGGCAGCGCCCTGAAGGCTCTCGAAGCCCTGCAGGCCAACCCCAAGACCGCCCGCGGCGAAGACGAATGGGTGGACCGCATCTGGGAACTGCTGGACGCGATCGACTCTTACATCCCCACCCCGGAACGCGACACCGATAAGAGCTTCCTGATGCCTGTCGAAGACGTGTTCACCATCACCGGCCGCGGTACTGTGGCGACCGGCCGTGTGGAGCGTGGCATCGTGAAGGTTGGCGACGAAGTGGAAATCGTGGGTCTGACCGACACCAAGAAGACCACCGTGACCGGCGTGGAAATGCACCGTAAGCTGCTGGATCAGGGCATGGCGGGCGACAACGTGGGCGTGCTGCTGCGCGGTGTGAACCGTGACGACGTGGAACGCGGACAGGTGCTGGCCAAGCCCGGCAGCATCACCCCGCACACCAAGTTCGAAGCCAGCGTGTACATCCTGAGCAAGGACGAAGGTGGCCGTCACAGCGCGTTCTTCGGCGGTTACCGCCCCCAGTTCTACTTCCGGACCACGGACGTGACTGGCGTGGTGGAGCTGAAAGAAGGCGTGGAAATGGTGATGCCCGGTGACAACATCGAGTTCACCGTGGAGCTGATCAAGCCCATCGCCATGGAAGAAGGCCTGCGCTTCGCCATCCGCGAAGGTGGCCGCACCGTCGGCGCCGGCGTCGTGACCAAGGTTATCCAGTAA
- the rpsJ gene encoding 30S ribosomal protein S10 — MVAPKIRIKLRGFDHRALDQSASKIVDTVRRTGADVSGPVPLPTRIRRFCVLRSPFVNKDSREHFEIRTHNRLVDIKNPTKKTIDSLMTLDLPTGVDIEIKTVGGGA, encoded by the coding sequence ATGGTTGCCCCCAAGATTCGTATCAAACTGCGTGGTTTCGACCACCGCGCTCTGGACCAGTCCGCCAGCAAGATCGTGGACACCGTCCGCCGCACCGGCGCTGACGTGAGCGGTCCCGTGCCGCTGCCCACCCGCATCCGCCGTTTCTGCGTGCTGCGTAGCCCCTTTGTCAACAAGGACAGCCGCGAGCACTTTGAAATCCGGACCCACAACCGCCTGGTGGACATCAAGAACCCCACCAAGAAGACCATCGATAGCCTGATGACCCTGGACCTGCCGACCGGCGTGGACATTGAAATCAAGACTGTTGGAGGCGGCGCATGA
- the rplC gene encoding 50S ribosomal protein L3, with protein MKGILGTKIGMTQIWKDDRAVPVTVILAGPCPVVQRKTNEVDGYEAVQIGFGDRKEKGLNKPKLGHLKKANLSPVRYLREFRDFNPEGDEVRVDVFGEGEKIDVTGTSKGKGFQGVMKRWNFAGGPASHGAKKWHRRPGSIGQRKTPGRVYKGKKMAGHMGDERVTVQNLEVVEVRPDENLILVKGAVPGANGGLVILRGAVKGGQ; from the coding sequence ATGAAGGGAATCCTCGGTACCAAGATCGGCATGACGCAGATCTGGAAAGACGACCGTGCCGTGCCTGTCACGGTGATCCTGGCCGGCCCCTGCCCCGTGGTTCAGCGCAAGACCAACGAAGTAGACGGCTATGAAGCTGTGCAAATCGGCTTTGGCGACCGCAAGGAAAAGGGCCTGAACAAGCCCAAACTGGGCCACCTGAAAAAGGCCAACCTGAGCCCTGTGCGTTACCTGCGTGAATTCCGCGACTTCAATCCTGAAGGCGACGAAGTGCGTGTGGACGTGTTTGGCGAAGGTGAAAAGATCGACGTGACCGGCACCAGCAAAGGTAAGGGTTTTCAGGGCGTTATGAAGCGCTGGAACTTCGCCGGCGGTCCTGCCAGCCACGGTGCCAAGAAGTGGCACCGCCGTCCCGGTTCGATCGGTCAGCGTAAGACCCCCGGCCGTGTGTACAAAGGCAAGAAGATGGCCGGTCACATGGGCGACGAGCGCGTGACTGTCCAGAACCTGGAAGTGGTCGAAGTGCGCCCCGACGAGAACCTGATCCTGGTCAAGGGCGCTGTGCCCGGAGCCAATGGCGGCCTGGTGATTCTGCGCGGCGCCGTTAAGGGAGGCCAGTAA
- the rplD gene encoding 50S ribosomal protein L4: MAQIQVVGKNGGRSIELDLPEVNPHVLHEVVTWQLAGRRRGTASTKTRAQVARTGRKMFSQKGTGNARHGDRTVPTFVGGGVAFGPKPRTYAYTLPRKVRQLGLAMALADRQAAGMLTAVDGFDLDGKTKSFVKWAKDNGMDGSDKVLIITDDENVLRSARNVSWATALPVAGLNTYDILRHDRLVIDAVALEPAQDLQEEAQQ; encoded by the coding sequence ATGGCTCAGATTCAAGTTGTTGGTAAGAACGGCGGCCGCTCTATCGAGCTGGACCTGCCTGAAGTGAACCCCCACGTGCTGCACGAGGTCGTTACCTGGCAGCTGGCCGGTCGCCGCCGCGGCACCGCCAGCACCAAGACCCGCGCTCAGGTGGCCCGCACCGGCCGGAAGATGTTCTCCCAGAAGGGCACCGGCAACGCCCGTCACGGCGACCGTACCGTGCCGACCTTCGTGGGCGGTGGCGTGGCCTTTGGCCCCAAGCCCCGGACCTACGCTTACACCCTGCCCCGCAAGGTCCGTCAGCTGGGTCTGGCGATGGCCCTGGCCGACCGCCAGGCTGCCGGCATGCTGACCGCTGTAGACGGCTTCGATCTCGACGGCAAGACCAAGAGCTTCGTGAAGTGGGCCAAGGACAACGGGATGGACGGCAGCGACAAAGTGCTGATCATCACCGACGACGAAAATGTTCTGCGCAGCGCCCGTAACGTTTCCTGGGCAACCGCTCTGCCGGTGGCCGGGCTGAACACCTACGACATCCTGCGTCACGACCGCCTGGTCATCGACGCTGTGGCTCTGGAACCTGCTCAGGACCTGCAAGAGGAGGCACAGCAGTGA
- a CDS encoding 50S ribosomal protein L23 produces the protein MSHYDIIQAPVVSEKAFAGMEKGVYSFWVSPKATKLEIREAIQKAFGVQVTGISTMNVRGKRKRVGRFMGQRNDRKKAVVRLADGQKIEALEGLV, from the coding sequence GTGAGCCACTACGACATTATCCAGGCCCCCGTGGTCAGTGAAAAAGCATTCGCCGGCATGGAAAAGGGCGTGTACTCGTTCTGGGTGTCCCCCAAGGCCACCAAGCTTGAAATTCGCGAAGCCATTCAGAAGGCTTTCGGTGTACAGGTGACCGGCATCAGCACCATGAACGTGCGCGGCAAGCGCAAGCGTGTGGGCCGTTTCATGGGCCAGCGCAACGACCGTAAGAAGGCCGTGGTTCGCCTCGCCGATGGCCAGAAAATCGAAGCCCTCGAAGGACTGGTCTAA
- the rplB gene encoding 50S ribosomal protein L2, which produces MAMKKYRPYTPSRRQMTTADFSGLTKKRPEKALTQPLPKTGGRNNCGRITSRFIGGGHKRLYRVIDFKRRDKAGVTATVAAIEYDPNRSARIALLHYADGVKRYILAPEGMKVGQKVNAGPEAEPKLGNALPLRFVPVGAVVHAVELVPGKGAQMARSAGTSVQVQGKEGDYVILRLPSGELRRVHSECYATIGAVGNAEHKNVVLGKAGRSRWLGRKPHQRGSAMNPVDHPHGGGEGRTSTGRVPVSPWGQPAKGLKTRRKRKNSDRFIISRRKGRK; this is translated from the coding sequence ATGGCTATGAAGAAGTACCGTCCCTATACCCCCAGTCGCCGTCAGATGACCACGGCCGACTTCTCGGGCCTGACCAAAAAGCGCCCTGAAAAGGCCCTCACCCAGCCGCTGCCCAAGACTGGTGGCCGTAACAACTGTGGCCGTATCACCAGCCGTTTCATCGGCGGTGGCCACAAGCGCCTGTACCGCGTTATTGACTTTAAGCGCCGTGACAAAGCTGGCGTGACCGCGACTGTGGCTGCAATCGAATACGATCCCAACCGCAGCGCCCGCATCGCCCTGCTGCACTACGCTGACGGCGTCAAGCGCTACATCCTGGCCCCTGAAGGCATGAAGGTCGGCCAGAAGGTCAATGCTGGCCCCGAAGCCGAACCCAAGCTGGGCAACGCCCTGCCTCTGCGTTTCGTGCCGGTCGGTGCTGTGGTTCACGCTGTAGAACTGGTCCCCGGTAAAGGTGCCCAGATGGCCCGCAGCGCTGGTACCAGCGTGCAGGTTCAGGGTAAGGAAGGCGACTACGTCATCCTGCGTCTGCCCAGCGGCGAACTGCGCCGCGTTCACTCCGAGTGCTACGCCACCATCGGTGCTGTAGGCAACGCCGAGCACAAGAACGTTGTGCTGGGTAAAGCCGGCCGCAGCCGCTGGCTGGGCCGTAAGCCTCACCAGCGCGGTAGCGCCATGAACCCGGTGGATCACCCTCACGGTGGTGGTGAAGGACGTACCAGCACCGGCCGTGTGCCTGTCAGCCCCTGGGGCCAGCCGGCCAAGGGGCTGAAGACCCGCCGCAAGCGCAAGAACAGTGACCGTTTCATCATCAGCCGCCGTAAGGGCCGCAAGTAA
- the rpsS gene encoding 30S ribosomal protein S19 — protein MPRSLKKGPFVDDHLLKKVDAQNERKEKKVIKTWSRRSTVVPEMIGHTIAVHNGKQHTPVFVNEQMIGHKLGEFAPTRTYRGHGTDKNAKGSKRK, from the coding sequence ATGCCCCGTAGCCTCAAAAAAGGCCCGTTCGTGGATGACCACCTCCTGAAAAAGGTGGATGCCCAGAACGAGCGCAAAGAGAAGAAAGTCATCAAGACCTGGAGCCGCCGCTCAACGGTCGTGCCCGAAATGATCGGCCACACCATTGCGGTGCACAACGGCAAACAGCACACCCCGGTATTCGTGAACGAACAGATGATCGGCCACAAGCTGGGCGAGTTTGCCCCTACCCGCACCTACCGCGGTCACGGCACCGATAAGAATGCGAAAGGGAGCAAGAGGAAATGA
- the rplV gene encoding 50S ribosomal protein L22, producing MTATQTAEYRNKKQRKQEHKLRKPGYARAKYVRMSPRKVRLVVDLIRGKSVQEAEDILRFLPHIASEPISKVLNSAKANALHNDNMLEDQLFVKEAYVDAGPTLKRLIPRARGAANIIRKRTSHITIVVGEKGAN from the coding sequence ATGACCGCTACCCAGACCGCTGAATACCGCAACAAGAAGCAGCGCAAGCAGGAGCACAAGCTGCGTAAGCCCGGCTACGCCCGTGCCAAGTACGTGCGCATGAGCCCCCGCAAGGTGCGCCTGGTCGTAGACCTGATTCGCGGCAAGAGCGTTCAGGAGGCTGAAGACATCCTGCGCTTCCTGCCTCATATTGCCAGTGAGCCCATCAGCAAGGTGCTGAACTCGGCCAAGGCCAACGCTCTGCACAATGACAACATGCTGGAAGACCAGCTGTTCGTCAAGGAAGCTTATGTGGACGCCGGCCCCACTCTGAAGCGCCTGATTCCCCGGGCCCGCGGCGCCGCCAACATCATCCGCAAGCGCACCAGCCACATCACCATCGTGGTCGGCGAAAAAGGAGCCAACTAA
- the rpsC gene encoding 30S ribosomal protein S3, giving the protein MGNKINPNGFRLGVTRGWNSRWYAGKKNYSQLLREDEKIRQLVHRELQAAGIARIEIERAGQQINVIISAAKPGIVIGKGGESIKAIRQKIESMVEAGTVAVNVAEIPNPNTSAPLVALRIAEQIERRFAFRRAMKQAAQRVMESGARGVKVILSGRLGGAEQARTEKVLEGRVPLHTLRADIDYGTATASTTYGQLGIKVLVFNGEVIGGRTETAQPRHGRSGRHDGEGSERRGRSDRPAGRRRPTARRRQGGPNAAS; this is encoded by the coding sequence ATGGGTAATAAAATCAACCCCAACGGCTTCCGCCTCGGCGTGACCCGTGGCTGGAACAGCCGCTGGTACGCTGGCAAGAAGAACTACAGCCAACTGCTGCGCGAAGACGAAAAGATTCGCCAGCTGGTTCACCGCGAGTTGCAGGCTGCCGGTATCGCCCGCATCGAAATCGAGCGCGCCGGTCAGCAGATCAACGTGATCATCAGTGCGGCCAAGCCGGGCATCGTGATCGGTAAGGGTGGCGAAAGCATCAAGGCCATCCGCCAGAAGATCGAAAGCATGGTGGAAGCCGGAACCGTGGCTGTGAACGTCGCGGAAATCCCGAACCCCAACACCAGCGCTCCCCTGGTGGCCCTGCGTATCGCCGAACAGATCGAACGTCGCTTCGCGTTCCGCCGTGCCATGAAGCAGGCGGCCCAGCGCGTGATGGAATCCGGCGCCCGTGGCGTCAAGGTGATCCTGAGCGGCCGTCTGGGTGGCGCCGAGCAGGCCCGTACAGAGAAAGTGCTGGAAGGCCGCGTGCCCCTGCACACCCTGCGCGCCGACATCGACTACGGCACCGCGACTGCCAGCACCACCTACGGTCAGCTGGGCATCAAGGTCCTGGTGTTCAACGGCGAAGTGATTGGTGGACGTACCGAAACCGCTCAGCCCCGTCACGGCCGCTCCGGCAGACACGACGGTGAAGGCAGCGAACGCCGTGGCCGCAGCGACCGCCCCGCCGGACGCCGCCGCCCCACTGCTCGCCGCCGTCAAGGAGGACCCAATGCTGCTTCCTAA
- the rplP gene encoding 50S ribosomal protein L16, translated as MLLPKRTKYRKQFRGRMRGEAKGGDYVAFGDYGLVAMEPGWIRSNHIEACRIVMSRHFRRGGKIYIRIFPDKPVTKKPLEVRMGKGKGAVEFWVAVVKPGRVMFEVAGVTEAQAKEAFRLASHKLPIKTKMVKREVYDEAQ; from the coding sequence ATGCTGCTTCCTAAGCGCACCAAATACCGTAAGCAGTTCCGTGGCCGCATGCGCGGTGAAGCCAAGGGCGGCGATTATGTGGCCTTCGGTGACTATGGCCTGGTGGCCATGGAACCCGGCTGGATTCGCTCCAACCACATCGAAGCCTGCCGTATCGTGATGAGCCGTCACTTCCGCCGTGGCGGTAAGATCTACATTCGGATCTTCCCCGATAAGCCTGTGACCAAAAAGCCCCTGGAAGTCCGAATGGGTAAGGGGAAAGGCGCCGTGGAATTCTGGGTGGCTGTGGTCAAGCCCGGCCGCGTGATGTTTGAGGTGGCCGGTGTGACCGAGGCCCAGGCCAAGGAAGCTTTCCGTCTGGCCAGCCACAAGCTGCCGATCAAGACCAAGATGGTCAAGCGCGAGGTATACGATGAAGCCCAGTGA
- the rpmC gene encoding 50S ribosomal protein L29, with protein MKPSEMRDLALADFDQEIENRKKELMELRFQASMGNLPQPHRVSKLRREVAQLNTIRGERQRKEGQQ; from the coding sequence ATGAAGCCCAGTGAAATGCGTGATTTGGCGCTGGCCGACTTCGATCAGGAAATCGAAAACCGCAAGAAGGAGCTGATGGAACTGCGCTTCCAAGCTTCGATGGGCAACCTGCCCCAGCCCCACCGCGTCAGCAAGCTGCGCCGTGAAGTGGCCCAGCTGAACACCATCCGCGGTGAACGTCAGCGCAAGGAAGGTCAGCAATGA
- the rpsQ gene encoding 30S ribosomal protein S17 — MRKTFQGTVVSDKADKTVSVKVERRFAHPLYGKVVTRSQKYAAHDEQNEYRIGDRVEIIAVRPISKNKTWKVTRLIERPRGMETTVAETEVAGEEAAGGEA; from the coding sequence CTGAGAAAGACCTTCCAGGGCACTGTGGTCAGCGACAAGGCCGACAAGACGGTGAGCGTGAAAGTGGAACGCCGCTTTGCCCACCCCCTGTACGGCAAGGTCGTGACCCGCAGCCAGAAGTACGCTGCCCACGATGAACAGAACGAATACCGCATCGGTGACCGTGTGGAAATCATTGCGGTGCGCCCGATCAGTAAGAACAAGACCTGGAAGGTTACTCGCCTGATCGAACGCCCCCGCGGCATGGAAACCACCGTGGCCGAAACTGAAGTTGCCGGCGAAGAAGCTGCTGGAGGCGAAGCATGA
- the rplN gene encoding 50S ribosomal protein L14, with translation MIQVQSRLDVADNSGARELMCIRVLNSGIGGKGLTTGGGGNKRYAQVGDIIVASVKDAAPRGAVKAGDVVKAVVVRTSQAIKRADGSTIRFDRNAAVVINQNGEPRGTRVFGPVARELRDRRFMKIVSLAPEVL, from the coding sequence ATGATTCAGGTTCAATCCCGTCTCGACGTGGCCGACAACAGCGGCGCCCGTGAACTGATGTGCATCCGTGTGCTGAACTCGGGTATCGGCGGTAAGGGCCTGACCACCGGCGGTGGCGGCAACAAGCGTTACGCGCAGGTTGGCGACATCATCGTGGCCAGCGTGAAAGACGCCGCTCCCCGCGGTGCCGTGAAGGCTGGCGACGTGGTCAAGGCTGTGGTCGTGCGTACCAGCCAGGCCATCAAGCGCGCTGACGGCAGCACCATCCGCTTTGACCGGAATGCTGCTGTGGTCATCAACCAGAACGGCGAACCCCGTGGTACCCGCGTCTTTGGCCCGGTGGCCCGTGAACTGCGTGACCGCCGCTTCATGAAGATCGTCTCCCTGGCTCCGGAGGTGCTGTAA
- the rplX gene encoding 50S ribosomal protein L24 — MARKAAGEHHGNKLHVRKGDTVVVLSGKHKGATGKVLETSPRDQKVLVEGVNTVIKHVKPSFANPEGGRVEKEIPLHASKVALVDPETGKATRVRKQVVDGRKVRVAAASGKVID, encoded by the coding sequence ATGGCCCGTAAAGCAGCAGGCGAACACCACGGCAACAAGCTGCACGTCCGCAAGGGCGACACTGTGGTGGTACTGAGCGGCAAGCATAAGGGCGCGACCGGCAAGGTTCTGGAAACCTCGCCCCGCGACCAGAAGGTGCTGGTCGAAGGTGTCAACACCGTGATCAAGCACGTCAAGCCCAGCTTCGCTAACCCTGAAGGCGGCCGCGTCGAGAAGGAAATCCCCCTGCATGCCTCCAAGGTGGCGTTGGTGGATCCCGAAACCGGCAAGGCCACCCGTGTCCGTAAGCAGGTCGTGGACGGCCGCAAGGTCCGCGTCGCGGCTGCCAGCGGCAAGGTCATCGACTAA
- the rplE gene encoding 50S ribosomal protein L5: protein MLQLKDKYQSEVRPALVEQFSYSSVMAAPRIEKIVINEGLGSAAHDDSKAIDKAAKELALIALQKPVITKAKKSISNFKLRQGMPIGVKVTLRGDRMWVFLDKLINVGLPRIRDFRGINPNAFDGRGNYNLGIKEQLIFPEITYDMVDRTRGMDITIVTTAKTDEEARALLQGLGMPFRK, encoded by the coding sequence ATGTTGCAACTCAAGGATAAGTATCAGAGCGAGGTGCGCCCTGCCCTGGTCGAACAGTTCAGCTATTCCAGCGTGATGGCTGCGCCCCGGATCGAAAAGATCGTGATTAACGAAGGTCTGGGCTCCGCGGCCCATGACGATTCCAAGGCCATTGATAAGGCGGCCAAGGAACTGGCGCTGATTGCCCTGCAAAAGCCAGTGATCACCAAGGCCAAGAAGAGCATCTCGAACTTCAAGCTGCGTCAGGGCATGCCTATCGGCGTAAAGGTGACCCTGCGCGGTGACCGTATGTGGGTGTTCCTGGATAAGCTGATCAACGTGGGCCTGCCCCGCATCCGTGATTTCCGCGGGATCAACCCCAACGCCTTTGATGGCCGTGGCAACTACAACCTGGGCATCAAGGAACAGCTGATCTTCCCCGAGATCACCTACGATATGGTGGACCGCACCCGTGGGATGGACATTACCATCGTGACCACCGCCAAGACCGACGAAGAAGCTCGCGCCCTGTTGCAGGGCCTGGGCATGCCCTTCCGCAAGTAA
- the rpsN gene encoding 30S ribosomal protein S14, whose amino-acid sequence MAKKSKIAKQKQRERKVAKYAEKRAELKAAGDYYGLSQLPRDASPTRLHNRCEFTGRPRGYIRHFGVSRIVMREMAHRGELPGVRKASW is encoded by the coding sequence ATGGCTAAAAAGAGCAAGATTGCCAAGCAGAAGCAGCGTGAACGCAAAGTGGCTAAGTACGCCGAAAAGCGTGCCGAACTGAAGGCCGCCGGTGACTACTATGGTCTGAGCCAGTTGCCCCGCGACGCCAGCCCCACCCGCCTGCACAACCGCTGCGAGTTCACTGGCCGTCCCCGTGGCTACATCCGTCACTTCGGCGTCAGCCGCATCGTGATGCGTGAAATGGCCCACCGCGGCGAGCTGCCCGGCGTGCGCAAAGCCAGCTGGTAA
- the rpsH gene encoding 30S ribosomal protein S8 produces MVSDPIADMLTRIRNATRGYKESVDVPASKFKEQLAKLLVKEGYIASVERLRPEGEQFDVLRLGLKYGQRREQVIKHIERVSRPGRRAYLSAEHLPRVRNGMGLAVVSTSKGLLPDREARKEGVGGEVICVIW; encoded by the coding sequence ATGGTTAGTGATCCTATTGCTGACATGCTGACGCGCATCCGTAACGCGACCCGCGGATACAAAGAGAGCGTGGATGTGCCGGCGTCGAAGTTCAAAGAGCAGCTGGCAAAACTGCTGGTCAAGGAAGGCTACATCGCCTCAGTTGAGCGTCTGCGCCCTGAAGGCGAGCAGTTCGATGTCCTGCGTCTGGGCCTGAAGTATGGCCAGCGCCGTGAACAGGTCATCAAGCATATCGAGCGTGTTAGCCGTCCTGGCCGCCGCGCTTATCTAAGCGCCGAACACCTGCCCCGCGTGCGCAATGGCATGGGTCTGGCTGTGGTGTCGACCAGCAAAGGTCTGCTGCCTGACCGTGAAGCCCGCAAAGAAGGCGTGGGCGGCGAAGTCATCTGCGTGATCTGGTAA
- the rplF gene encoding 50S ribosomal protein L6 → MSRIGRQPITVPSGVTVNAENGVFKVKGPKGELTVPYNTALSIKQEGEQLLIERSSDKPEQRAQHGLARSLIANAVQGVSEGYTINLELRGVGFRAKMSGKALELAIGYSHPVVIDPPEGVSFTVPEPTRIDVSGIDKQLVGQVAANVRRVRKPDAYHGKGVRFLGEHIPLKPGKAGAK, encoded by the coding sequence ATGTCCCGTATTGGTAGACAACCGATCACCGTGCCCAGTGGGGTTACGGTCAACGCCGAAAATGGCGTTTTCAAAGTCAAGGGGCCCAAGGGCGAACTGACCGTTCCCTATAACACGGCCCTCAGCATCAAGCAAGAAGGCGAACAGCTGCTGATTGAACGCAGCAGCGATAAGCCCGAGCAGCGCGCTCAGCACGGTCTGGCCCGCAGCCTGATCGCCAACGCGGTGCAAGGTGTGAGCGAAGGCTACACCATTAACCTGGAACTGCGTGGTGTGGGTTTCCGCGCCAAGATGTCCGGTAAGGCTCTGGAGCTGGCCATCGGTTATAGCCACCCGGTTGTGATTGATCCGCCCGAAGGCGTGAGCTTCACCGTGCCCGAACCGACCCGCATTGACGTGTCCGGTATTGACAAGCAGCTGGTCGGCCAGGTGGCCGCCAACGTGCGCCGCGTCCGCAAGCCCGACGCTTACCACGGCAAGGGCGTGCGCTTCCTCGGCGAACACATTCCCCTCAAACCCGGTAAGGCTGGAGCGAAATAA
- the rplR gene encoding 50S ribosomal protein L18 — protein sequence MSNTSATRRKLRARRKVRIAMGERPRLSIHRSSKHIYAQIIDDKSGTTLAAASTGALKEAATGTKTDRAAAVGKALAEAATAKGVKQVAFDRGQYRYHGRVKALADAAREGGLDF from the coding sequence ATGAGCAACACTTCTGCAACCCGCCGCAAGCTGCGCGCTCGCCGCAAGGTGCGCATCGCCATGGGCGAACGTCCCCGCCTGAGCATTCACCGCTCAAGCAAGCACATCTACGCCCAGATCATCGACGACAAGAGCGGCACCACGCTGGCTGCCGCCTCAACCGGTGCTCTGAAGGAAGCCGCGACTGGCACCAAGACGGACCGCGCCGCTGCGGTGGGCAAGGCGCTGGCCGAAGCTGCCACTGCCAAGGGTGTCAAACAAGTCGCATTCGACCGTGGTCAGTACCGTTATCACGGACGCGTCAAAGCGCTGGCTGACGCCGCGCGGGAGGGTGGCCTTGACTTTTAA
- the rpsE gene encoding 30S ribosomal protein S5 produces the protein MTFNRRNDRQDSEFEEKMLFVNRTSKTYQGGRRFRFAALVILGDRNGRVGMGIGKAKEVPVAIEKAKTVARKNMITVPVDGGTIPHDIVGEGTTSRVLLKRAAPGTGVIAGTVPRSIAELAGITDMLSKELGSRNQINVAYAVFDGLKKLRTPQQVRELLDSEGVSPLTGGSL, from the coding sequence TTGACTTTTAATCGTCGTAATGACCGTCAGGACAGCGAATTCGAAGAGAAGATGCTGTTCGTCAACCGGACCTCGAAGACCTACCAGGGCGGCCGCCGCTTCCGCTTTGCCGCGCTGGTAATCCTGGGCGACCGTAACGGCCGCGTGGGCATGGGCATCGGCAAGGCCAAAGAAGTGCCGGTTGCTATTGAGAAGGCCAAGACCGTGGCCCGCAAGAACATGATCACCGTCCCGGTGGACGGCGGCACCATTCCCCACGATATCGTGGGTGAAGGCACCACTAGCCGTGTACTGCTGAAGCGTGCCGCTCCCGGTACCGGTGTAATTGCCGGCACGGTGCCCCGTTCGATCGCTGAACTGGCCGGTATCACCGATATGCTCAGCAAGGAACTGGGCAGCCGTAACCAGATCAACGTGGCCTATGCCGTGTTTGATGGTCTCAAGAAGCTGCGCACGCCCCAGCAGGTCCGTGAACTGCTGGACAGTGAAGGTGTGTCGCCCCTGACTGGAGGCTCGCTGTGA
- the rpmD gene encoding 50S ribosomal protein L30, with amino-acid sequence MKITLKRSVIGRPQEQRDTVKALGLNKIGQTREVQDSPAVRGMIRKVEHLLEVQQ; translated from the coding sequence GTGAAAATTACTCTGAAGCGCAGCGTGATCGGTCGTCCGCAGGAACAGCGGGACACCGTCAAGGCGCTGGGCCTGAACAAGATTGGTCAGACCCGTGAAGTGCAGGACAGCCCTGCTGTTCGCGGCATGATCCGTAAAGTCGAACATCTGCTGGAGGTTCAGCAATGA